A DNA window from Camelina sativa cultivar DH55 chromosome 17, Cs, whole genome shotgun sequence contains the following coding sequences:
- the LOC104758035 gene encoding uncharacterized protein LOC104758035 — translation MSFVANLVIKSFDRASTVCVEDVVDSFRVAYVENGGDDDDSGYDYAPVA, via the coding sequence atgTCTTTCGTTGCAAACTTGGTCATCAAGAGCTTTGACCGTGCTTCCACGGTATGTGTTGAAGATGTGGTGGATAGTTTTCGAGTAGCATATGTTGAGAATGGTGGTGATGACGATGACAGTGGCTACGATTATGCTCCTGTTGCGTGA